In Glycine max cultivar Williams 82 chromosome 7, Glycine_max_v4.0, whole genome shotgun sequence, a single window of DNA contains:
- the CYP49 gene encoding peptidyl-prolyl cis-trans isomerase CYP21-4, with the protein MGMIKPQALLQQSKRKKGPSRISATTIIFYTLTLVMLVFILFVTYRHWSNRTRLQQERYISVSEDENTSVESKKSDLPGYAVVITSKGSIIVELYKESAPEVVDEFIDLCQKGHFKGMLFHQVIKHYVIQGPGATEDWNLLGKKYASMRHEAFMLGTSKGKYFNKVFDLFITTAPIPDLNEKLIVFGRVIKGQDIVQEIEEVDTDEHYQPKVSIGILDVALKQLE; encoded by the exons ATGGGGATGATCAAACCTCAGGCTCTGCTACAGCAAAGCAAAAGGAAGAAGGGGCCTTCTCGCATAAGTGCCACCACGATTATATTCTATACATTGACTCTTGTCATGCTTGTGTTTATCCTGTTTGTAACATACAGACATTGGTCCAACAg GACAAGACTTCAACAAGAGAGATACATATCAGTCTCCGAG GATGAAAATACATCTGTAGAATCCAAAAAATCTGATCTACCTGGATATGCT GTTGTAATTACCTCTAAAGGTTCTATTATAGTAGAACTTTACAAGGAAAGTGCTCCTGAAGTTGTTGATGAATTCATAGATTTATG TCAAAAAGGGCACTTCAAGGGAATGCTTTTTCACCAAGTAATTAAGCACTATGTGATTCAGGGGCCTGGAGCTACTGAAGATTGGAACCtgttaggaaaaaaatatgcaag TATGAGACATGAAGCATTCATGCTTGGAACATCAAAGGGAAAATACTTTAACAAAGTATTTGATCTTTTCATCACAACTGCACCAATACCAGATCTAAATGAAAAGCTTATTGTGTTTGGCCGAGTCATCAAGGGACAGGATATTGTTCAG GAAATTGAAGAAGTGGATACAGATGAGCATTACCAACCAAAAGTTTCCATTGGGATACTTGATGTGGCTCTTAAACAGCTGGAGTGA